The Labrus bergylta chromosome 15, fLabBer1.1, whole genome shotgun sequence genome includes a region encoding these proteins:
- the LOC136182767 gene encoding uncharacterized protein produces the protein MNELKWIQTSLLLTALLQFAAAFLVKRVTFRVGEDATLSCQTVIQGQQKCEYTTWFLDLGNNAAVELVVEGQVKNSGVKSDRLRVTEDCSLVIKKIREEDAGRYLCLQIKSGRRTDDVTQVDLSVTKSDDARETTRPPTTTRPPTTTTTTTTTGQHGDCTGSSDLDLVMLALRVAELLLITVITVLLFRARGNQRAPDDITVYYDGDEGSVNYENVGEPSASVRLH, from the exons ATGAACGAGCTCAAATGGATTCAAACTTCTTTACTTCTCACAGCGCTGCTTCAGTTTGCTG CTGCATTTCTAGTTAAAAGAGTCACATTCAGAGTTGGAGAGGACGCCACGTTGTCTTGTCAAACTGTGATACAAGGTCAACAGAAGTGTGAATATACGACATGGTTCTTAGATTTAGGAAACAACGCAGCAGTAGAGCTGGTTGTAGAAGGTCAGGTTAAAAACTCTGGAGTTAAATCAGACAGACTGAGAGTTACAGAGGACTGTTCTCTGGTTATAAAGAagatcagagaggaggatgctggACGTTATCTCTGTCTACAGATCAAATCAGGAAGAAGAACAGACGATGTGACTCAAGTTGATCTCTCTGTTACCAAGA GCGACGACGCAAGAGAAACAACAagaccaccaacaacaacaagaccaccaacaacaacaacaacaacaacaacaacaggtcaACACGGCG ATTGTACAGGTTCTTCTGATCTGGACTTGGTCATGTTGGCTCTGCGTGTGGCTGAACTCCTCCTGATTACTGTGATCACTGTTCTTCTCTTCAGAGCTCGAG GGAACCAGAGagcacctgatgacatcact GTGTATTATGATGGAGATGAAGGCTCAGTGAACTATGAAAATGTTGGAGAACCTTCTGCTTCTGTCAGGCTCCACTGA
- the smpdl3a gene encoding acid sphingomyelinase-like phosphodiesterase 3a, which produces MVQLLCSFLFLLFRAALLEAAPAGRSYLTGTGRFWHITDLHLDPTYHLTPDPTKVCFSSKGVPTANAGVYGDFLCDSPYLLIQSAFSHMAPLTQQDDFIIWTGDSPPHVPADELSTELVIQVISNMTMTVRQHFPNLTVYPALGNHDYWPQDQMPASTNAIYKAAAQLWKPWLQPEALLTLSQGGFYSQLAKPGLRVLSLNTILYYGPDKATKNMTDPAGQFEWLEKTLEKAAQNQEKVYVIAHVPVGFLAFATNTTAVRKIHNERLVAIFRKYSQVVAGHFYGHTHRDSVMVLLDQQGKPVNSVFVAPAVTPIKHVLEPYSNNPAFRMYLYDPEDYGMMDIWQYYLNLTEANEKQRSDWRLEYIMTEAFGLIDLRPLSLLQLGLSFKAPRSKAFDKYFTHYMVGYNSSIICEGHCKLIQVCAVLYLDQLSYSECVAEGEREW; this is translated from the exons ATGGTACAACTTTTGTGCAGTTTTCTGTTCCTGCTGTTCCGCGCGGCTCTGCTCGAGGCGGCTCCGGCCGGAAGAAGCTACCTGACGGGTACAG GCCGGTTCTGGCACATCACCGACCTCCACCTGGACCCGACCTACCACCTGACCCCGGACCCCACCAAGGTCTGCTTCTCCTCCAAAGGAGTCCCCACCGCCAACGCCGGTGTGTACGGAGACTTCCTGTGTGACTCTCCCTACCTGCTGATCCAGTCGGCCTTCTCTCACATGGCTCCGCTCACTCAGCAGGATGACTTCATCATATGGACCGG AGACAGCCCCCCTCATGTCCCTGCAGACGAGCTGTCCACAGAGCTGGTGATTCAGGTGATCAGTAACATGACCATGACCGTCAGACAGCACTTCCCCAACCTCACCGTCTATCCCGCGCTGGGAAACCACGACTACTGGCCACAG GACCAGATGCCAGCCTCCACCAATGCGATCTACAAAGCTGCTGCTCAGCTGTGGAAACCCTGGCTGCAGCCTGAAGCTCTGCTCACTCTCTCACAAG GAGGTTTTTACTCCCAGCTGGCGAAGCCTGGTCTGAGGGTCTTGAGTCTGAACACCATCCTTTACTACGGTCCTGATAAAGCCACAAAGAACATGACGGACCCGGCGGGACAGTTCGAGTGGCTGGAGAAAACTCTGGAGAAAGCCGCTCAGAACCAGGAGAAG GTGTACGTCATAGCCCACGTACCTGTGGGGTTCCTCGCCTTTGCCACGAACACCACCGCTGTTAGAAAGATCCACAACGAGCGGCTGGTCGCCATCTTCAGGAAGTACAGTCAAGTTGTCGCCGGACATTTCTACGGCCACACACACCGAGACAGCGTCATGGTGCTGCTGGACCAACAAG GTAAACCTGTGAATTCTGTGTTCGTGGCCCCGGCTGTCACTCCCATCAAACACGTTCTGGAGCCGTACTCCAACAACCCGGCGTTCCGCATGTACCTGTACGACCCCGAGGACTACGGCATGATG GATATCTGGCAGTACTATCTGAATCTGACGGAAGCCAACGAGAAACAAAGATCCGACTGGAGGCTTGAATATATCATGACTGAAGCGTTTGGACTGATTGACCTGCGGCCGCTGAGCCTGCTCCAGCTGGGGCTGAGCTTTAAGGCGCCGCGGAGCAAAGCCTTCGATAAGTACTTCACTCACTACATGGTGGGATACAACAGCAGCATCATCTGTGAAGGACACTGTAAGCTCATCCAGGTGTGTGCTGTGCTCTACCTGGACCAGCTGTCCTACTCTGAGTGTGTGgcggagggagagagagagtggtag